GTTTGGGCCGGCGCGCTCATTTTTTTGGCCTGTGCATAATTATGAGTTGAAGAAACTCTTGCCCATGTTTTTAATGTTTTTTTGTATTTCTTTTAATTATACCATTTTAAGGGATACGAAGGATACTTTAATTGTGACTTCTTCTGGAGCAGAAGCAATCCCTTTCTTGAAAGTTTGGGGCGTGGTGCCTGCTGCTGTTGTTTTCATGCTAATTTATGCCAAATTGAGCAACATTCTTAGCAAGGAAAACCTTTTTTATGTCACCATTACTCCCTTTATTGTTTTCTTTGCCTTATTTACCACACTGCTTTACCCCAATAGAGAACTTTTACATCCTACGACTTCTGCAGAGTACATTCAATCTTTCCTACCTGCAGGTTTAGCAGGGTTAGTTGCTTGTTATCGCAATTGGACATATTCTCTCTTTTACATTCTTTCCGAATTATGGGGAAGCGCCGTTCTTTCCTTGATGTTCTGGGGGTTTGCAAACGACATCATGAAAGTGGCGGAAGCGAAACGTTTTTACACTTTGCTTGGATTAGGTGCAAACGTCGCATTGCTCGCTTCGGGCCCTACCATTATGTATTTTTCTGACATTCGAAAACACCTTCCCCCTGATGTGGATGCATGGCAAGTTTCCCTTAACTACTTGATGGGAGCTGTGGTTATCGCAGGCATTTGTGTGATTACTGTTTATTGGTGGATGCAGCGTAACGTGCTAACAGATCCTCGTTACTACGATCCAAATGATATAAAACAACCTAAGAAATCCAAGCCTAAAATGTCTATCATGGAAAGCTTCGTCTTTTTGGGTAAATCTAAATACATTCTTTGCATCGCCATCTTAGTTATCTGCTACGGAATTTCCATTAACCTCGTTGAAGTAACCTGGAAAAACCAGCTTAAATTGCAATATCCTAATCCCAATGAATACAGTACCTTTATGGGAGCTTTCTCTACCTTTACTGGTGCTACCACCATCATTATGATGTTCGTGGGTGGATACATTATCCGTAAGAAAGGATGGGGATTTGCAGCGATGGCAACGCCTGTTGTATTGCTGATTACAGCGCTTGGATTCTTCTCCTTCGTTATCTTCCGAGACTTATTACAAGGCTATGTGGCTATGTTGGGCACAACTCCGCTGATGCTTGCTGTAGTCATTGGAATGATTCAGAATATTATGAGTAAATCTACCAAGTATTCTCTATTTGATCCGACCAAAGAGATGGCATACATCCCTCTCGACCAAGAGTCAAAAGTTAAAGGAAAAGCAGCCATTGACGTGGTAGGAGCTCGCCTTGGAAAATCGGGTGGCTCATTCATCCAACAAGGACTCCTTGTACTCTTTGGAACAATCAGCGCAATTACTCCTTACGTCGCGATTGCCACAATTGGCGTGATTGTTGTATGGATAATGGCAGTGCGCTCGCTGAATAAGCAATTTGTGGCTCTTACATCTGCGGGAGAAACTGCACCAAAGCCAGCAGTCCCGCCTGTAGCAGGCGTGAAATAAAGAATCTCTTTTGAAGGAAAGAGTGAATGAACCAGCTATAAATGTGCTTATAGCTGGTTTTTTTTTGATCTGATATTTTAGCTTTTTGATCTTTTATGCAGTACCTTGCATAAAAAGAATGCCATTCTGAAGCTGTCTCGAAAGAAATATAACAAACAAGGACCATCCTCCCTTATTTCTTAAACGTCCATTTCTCTCATTGAATTAATAGCTGGGCTTTTTTTATAGTTTCTTTGAAGCAACTTTATAGCCATTAGCATGGCATACAGGATCTTAATGGGAAATTATTTATTCACGTCAGAATCTGTCGCTATGGGACATCCTGACAAAATTGCCGATCAAATTTCGGACGCTATCTTAGATGCATGCCTAGAGAAAGATCCTTTCTCTCGGGTTGCCTGTGAAACGCTTGTGACTGCGGGGCTGGTCATGCTGGTAGGGGAGATAACGACGACAGCAAATGTGAATTACCAAGATGTTGTACGGCGCACCATTCAAGAAATCGGATATCAAGAAGGCTTTTTAGGATTTGATTTTCGTTCATGTGGCATTTTGGCTTCTTTACATACGCAATCCCCCGATATAGCGCTTGGTATTCAAGAAGAAGCGCTAAATGAAATGGGGGCAGGAGATCAGGGCTCAGTATTTGGATATGCTTCTGATGAAACACCCCAGCTAATGCCGTGGCCCATAGCTCTTGCGCACGCGTTTGTGCGAGAGTTATATCGCCTTAGAGTTTCTAAAGAACTCCCTTACTTACGTCCCGATGGGAAAGTACAGGTAACGGTGGAATATAATGAATACGGTTGCCCATTACGCGTGCACAATGTGGTCATTTCTACGCAGCATTCTGCCGATGTAGATAACCAAACCATCTATGATGATATGAGGTGTCTTGCGCGCCGAATAGTCCCTCCGCAACTCATGGATAGCAATACGCTTTTCTTTATTAATCCCACTGGACGCTTTGTATTAGGAGGGCCTGTAGTGGATACAGGATTAACAGGAAGAAAAATTATCGTCGATACGTATGGAGGGATGGCTCGTCATGGAGGGGGCGCATTCTCAGGCAAGGATCCCACCAAAATCGACCGTTCGGCTTGTTATATGGCTCGGTATATTGCCAAAAATCTCGTGAAGGCCAATTTAGCCAGGCGTTGCGAAATTCAGCTTTCTTATGCCATAGGGGTATCTCGGCCAACGGCTTTGCATATTCAAACCTTTGGAACTTCAAAGTATAGTAGCGAACAGCTTGAACAAGCCGTGCGCGCCGTTTTTCCGTTGACTCCCCATGGGTTGATCGAAATGTTGGATCTTCGCCGTCCTATTTATAAAAAGACTGCCTTTAGCGGACATTTTGGGCGGGAAGATCCTGAATTCACCTGGGAAAAAACGGATCAAGTCCAGGCTTTGCAGAAGGCAATAGAAAAGCATGTCCCTTAATCGGATAGAGATGGCGCCTCTAGTAGTAGAATTGCAGTGTCTTCAGGGTGCCCAAGTTTTAGACTGCATTCAAGCAGAACAAAGAAAAATTTTGATTGTTTGTAAAACGAACAAGGGATCGATCTTAAACTTATTGCTGTGTTTTCAAGAACCCTTCCTGCGTTTTCATTTAACTTTTCAAAAATGGCGGGCGAACCACGCCGAGCTGCCTAGAAAACTTTATTTTTATTTGAAAGAGAGCTGTCTTGTAAAAATTGAACAGCTCAATCATGATCGCATTTTGCACCTGACTTTTCAAAAAGAGAAGCAATGCTTTCAATTAATTGGGGAATTTTTCTCCAAGCGTCCAAATCTATTTTTAACAGATTCTCAAAATAATATATTGGTGGCTCTAAATCCTACTCAAGCGGCTATTTATTCCTTACCTACCCACCATCCAAATGCTTTGACAACTCAAAATGAAGAAAATCTTTTAAGTAAAGAGATTGAAAATCGCTATTGTCATTTGGAGAAAGTGGCCGCTTTCCAGAAAGAAAAACAGGCTTTATGCCGAGAGATCAAAGAAAAAATAAGAAGGGGGGAGAGATACATCCAAAAACATACCCAAGAATTGCAATATTTGACGAAGTGGGAAAGTTTTCAGCAAGAAGGAGAACTGATTCAAGCCAATTTATTTCGTATCAAAAAAGGGGTGGTTTGCCTACAAGTTGAAGACTGGTTTCATGAAGGGCAGCTACACACTTTAAAGTTTGACGAACATCAAGAACCGTCCGTTCATATTGCCCAGCTGTTTCAAAAAGCTAAAAAAATGAAGCGGGGAGTAGAGCGTTGCCAAGCACTCCTCAATCAAGCATCAGCAGACATTAAAGGTTGGGAGCAGAGGCTTAGTCTGGCTGAAAACGTTTCGACGGAGCAGGAACTGCAAGAGATACGTGAAAAATGGAAGCTTTATCACCATGGCGAGCAACAAAAACAACCAGTTTCCCTTCCATTTTTTGAGTACCAATCGGAAACAGGCTTGAAAATTTGGGTGGGGAAAGGCGCTAAGCAAAATGAAAGTTTAACTTTTTCGTATGCGCGTGGATCAGATTGGTGGCTTCATGCGCGAGATTTTCCGGGAGCACATGTTGTCATCCCGGTTCCTAAAGGGCAACGGCCCGATAGCGAAACCTTAAAGGATGGTTTGCAACTCGCTCTGGCTTATAGCAGAGCAAAAAATCAAGGAAAAACAGAGATTATTTTGACTCAATGTAAGCATATATCCCGCTTCGGGCGCAAAAGGTTAGGACAAGTGCACGTGTCTTTCTATGAAATCTTTTACGAAAGCTTTGATGTCGAACGCTTTCAAAAAATTAAGAAGCGCAAAATCAACTAGCTCCGGTCATTTTGAAGCGATTATCGCATGCTTCGAATTTATAAAAACCTTTAGATTTAAGAAGTAATAAGGTAAATATGATGGATTACATTTAGCCAAATCTTATTCTTCAACTTTTCATGATCCTCTCTCTTTACGAGAAGAACAACTGGCTGAGTCGCGTTTGAAAAGGAACTAAAGATGAAATCGCTTGTGTTTTTTGCATTATTAATTTGTGTGGCTTCAGGATGTACGCGCCCTTTTTGCGATTACGCGATTGTGGGTGCAGATGAATTTGTGACCGATTCCTATAAAATTCGGGAAGGAAAATTTGGCATTCTAGAAATGGAAGGGATAGAAACAGGTGGTATTCCTTCTGAAGCCATGGAAGAATATCAAGATACCATTGCCGAAGATGATGTATTAAACGTGGTGGTTTACCATCCCAAGCGAAAAGATTTAATGGAATCTTTTCAATTCATTAATGAAAAAGTAGGGGGGTTTAGAATTTATCAAGGTAAGCTCGAGCTTCCAGACATTGAATCCATCTATGTTGAAGGACTGACCTTGGAAGAAGCTCGTCTGGAAGTACAAGCTCGCTTGAGCGAACATATCCAAGATGTGGAAGTTTTCATTGGTTATAAGGATCGGTTGTTAAGGAAAGTGGAATTAGCTGGCCTTGTGAAAGTTCCGGCGGTTCCTGTCGATGGAAAAATTCGATTATTTGAGGTTCTTTCAAAAGCAGCCCCCCCTCCGCAAGCGAATTTATACATGAGCTATGTTTTGAGAAACGGCCAGCCCTTGCCTGTCGATCTATATAAATTAATGAATGGAGGCGACATGAGTCAAAACATTGTGATGAGGGGAGGCGATAAAATTTTCATTGCAAGCCCTTCAGATGCTACCGTTATGCTTATGGGCGAAGTCGGCTTACCTACTGCTGTGAGTTTGCCGTACGGCTTTATGTCTTTGCGGGAAGCGCTAGTAGCCGCAAGAGGAATTCCTTATACAGGGGATAGGCGGCGCATTCAGGTTATTAGAGGAAATATTCCTTGCCCCAAAATCTATGTATTAGCTTGGGAACATATTATCCACCTTCCAAATAACAGCTTACTTCTCATGCCAGGAGATACGGTATATGTCTCCGAAAAACCAATTACTTCTTGGAACCGCTTTATCAACCAACTCCTTCCCAGTTTCCAGGGAGTGCAAGCAGCTTATGGCGTTTATCGCTTAACAACAGATTAAGGCTCGGGTATATGGATCGGAATGAAGAGATTTTTTTAGTCACGTTTTCAGATTTTTGGACGGCAATTAAAAAAGCTAAAAAACGGCTTTTTTATTGGGCATTAGCCTGTGCCTGTTTGGGATTTACCTATGCGATTATTCAGCCTATTGAATTTATCATCGAAGCGACTTTTAAAGAAAAAGGAGCCAAAGATCCCGGGTTAAGCAATCAGGTATTTTCTTCGCTTTTAAGTGGGGGAGAAACAAGTAAAAGTGAAGCTTTGGTGGTCATGAAATCAAATCGTTTGCTTCAAGATGTGATTAGGATACACGGGATACAGGCTGATTTGCGTCAAGAAGGGTGGACTTTCCCCCTGTTTAAACGGATGAAAAACAATCTCCGCACCGAATACTCCTATCTGCGCAATCGCTTAGTGCCCGCCGTTAAAGATTTCCAAGAAAATTTAAAAGTGACCCAAGTTGAATATGAAGGGGAAATTCCTCTGATTCTTTCTATCCGTTTCTTAACAGAAAACACGTATCAAATCTCCGAAAACCATGCTCATTTACTTGGAGAAGGTGTTTTAGGCATTCCCTTTACCACTAAGGACTTCCAGGTAGTTTTAGAAAGAGGAAATAGTGCTCCTTTGACAGGCCAAGAATACACCTTAACGTTCAGAGCTATTCGACATGTGGTGAAAGACTTATTCTCAAGGCTAAACGTAGAATCTGATACGCAAAATAGAAATATTTTAAAACTGACCTATTTTTGGCCAAACCGGCAAGAGGGGTGCAAGCATTTAAATACGATCATGGCTTTTTATCAAGCTTTATTAAAAAAAGAGCACCAACGTGTTTCCCAAGAACAGATTAATTATTTGGAAAATAGGCGGGAAATGATGCGAGCGGGGTTGCATGACATGATGCAAAATTTCGCGGACCGTGTATCCTCTGATGTGGCCAATACAGGCTTTACCAATACAGAAGAGGGAATTCGTTTTCTTGCTGAAGCTTTACAAAAACATAGGCAAAAATTGCTAGATATTAATTTGGAAATAGAACGGTTAGAAAGAGCCCAAAATGGAAATATTGTTTTCCTCGATCGGCAAGGTTCAAGTGACCCTCAAGTGATCAATGCGATGTTAGCTGAAATCAGAACCCTTAAGCAAGAGTGCGATGGGCTTAATTTAGTCGTGCGCCGCCACTCTCCCTATCAAGATCGAGACCATAGAAATCTTTTTGCCAAGCAGATCCAAGAACATGAACAAGCCCAAAAGTATATGGATGAAGCCAAACAGATCTTGGCATGCTTGGAAGGAGATGATATTCAAGGGATCCAAGTCAAACATTTAGATCATTCAGACTATTTTGTTAATCTGTGGAATGCTAAGCTGGAAGAAGCTTATCGCAATTTTGCCACCTGTTCTTTAGAAGAAAGGGTTCCGCGAAAGAAAGAATTCCTCTCTTGTAAGGCAAACTACCTTGCTTATCTCCATCAGTTAACCCATTATTTTGAAGTCCTTGAAAATACTCTAAGTGAAAGGATCGCCAGGCAGCAACTTCCTCAAAAACAGTTTCAGGGGATTAGCTTACCGACAGCGAACTCGCTCTATGTACAGCTAAGTACAGAGGTAAGCCAAGCAGAAACGCTTTTAAAACAAAGAGATTTTATTATTGCTCAGTTAGAGGACGAAACTTTCGAAATCAGTTCCTTAAGCTCGGTTTTAACAGATTCTGTCAGCCGCCAAATGATCGACCGAGCAGGGACTCTTGCCCTATCCTTGCAAGACCAGGCAAATCGCAGCGCAAAAGAACAAGCGCGCCTTAGAGAAGAGTTAGATTTGCAAAAGCAATTCTTAAAAGCTCACTTAAACCAAACGCAACAACTCACCCGCTTGCAAATTGAGCTTCTCACAAATAAAATCTGTGCCCTGCAAAATGTGATCTTAGAGTTAAGCCAGCAAAAAATCTCCGTCCTAGAAACAAATTTAGGGAATTTCCTTCAGAGCCGCTTAGATAATCTTAAAGAAGAAAAAGAGGCGGTGCAAGAGCAATTGAAAGACTTACAATATCAACTTCAGCAATTGCCCTCCCGCTGGATTGCAGAAAAGCTGGTGAATTTGCAAATGGCTTCTAATCAGGCCATGGTGGAAGAGCTAACACGCCTAGTGGAAACCAAAAATACTGCGAGCAACTTAGAAATTATTCAATCAGCCCCTTTAGATTTTGCAGAGCCCCCTTTGCACCCTCGCTCGCCAAAATTGCTATTGTTTACTCTGCTGGGAGCCGTTTTTGGAACATTCTTGGCCGCAGGAAAAGTGGTTATCGAAGCGATCTTGGAGGGAATCCCAGCAAGTGAAGAAAACCTTACAGCCTCGGGTTTTTTAGTTTTAGGGCGCCTGTCTACCTCTTTTCAAGACTGGGATAATAGCTTAATCAGCGAACAAGATAAGGATACATTGAGAAAAGCAGCTGCTTTTATTCATTCAGGTAAAGAATGCCTATCAAAAGGAAAAGTGACCCTATTATTGGAAGGCAAAGGAGCGGAATATTGTCGCAGTTTAGCCACGCTACTTTCTAAAACAGGATCGAAGATTTTAATTCTTCCTCTAACACAAATGGCAGAAAGTTCTCGAGAGGATAGTGGCTTAATTCCCTATCTCGAAACGGGCCAAAAAGTCCCTTCTATTATCCAATGCCCCTCTTTTGATGCGATACCGGCAGGCGCTACCTCTCGTTACGAGGCAGAATTGTTGGCTTCGTCGCAGTTTAATCAATACCTTGCCTCTCTTTTGCCCAACTATGACGGGATTTTTGTGGTGAGCCATTCTTCTGTAAATAGTGGAGATGCCAAATTGCTGCTTGGGCATTACTCGAATGCTATCATTAGCGTCACGCACGAATCCCTGGATGACTTGAAAGAATGCTGTGCATCTCTTTCTGAGAATGGGCCGGCTATTAGACGCGCTTTCATCTTTTCCTAAAAATGAGCGAAGAACGAGTAAGCCGTTTCATTTGTTTGCCTTAGATTTAGGCTATACCTTTTTTATTTTAATTGAATAAAATTGGTTTAATTTATAAATTGGCACCACCATACTTTTTAAATGATTAATCGGCGGCATTATTATGAATCAAATAAATGATTTTTTGTTGGCAGAAATTAAAGCAAAAAATGTTCCGACTTCTGAAAAAGTTGCTAATTTTTTGTTAAAGCCCACCCAATATCTTTGGAATGGAAAGAAAATAGATTTTATTCAAGAAAATGGCCAAAAAGCTGTTCAAATAGACCTTATTTATCAAGTGAATGAACATTCATGGTTAAAAACAGCTTGCATGATTACCTTGCTTATCCCTGCTACTTTTTTAGGAGCTATTTTAAAAATTTATGCGACTTGTAGATACCACAGGGGAGAAGACGATACTTTCATGAAAAAATGTTTAAAACAAGGTGCAATGGGGAAAATACTTACTCCTCGAGGCCAAAGCCAATTTGGAGAAAAAGTTCGCGATTTTATTGAGACATTGCAATCAACAGGTTCTTGGAATGCACATCTGGCAAATACTAATAAGCCCTTGTTTCTTTCAGAAATTAAAGGTATGAGACTTCTTTATGAAGAAAATCATCCGAGTGCTTTTGGAGGCTGGGGAAAAGAATATATGCCTAAAGCAGCTGCAACCAATCGTAAAATCTTAGACAACATTCACTTGCTCTGGAATTTGTCCTCTATTAATTTTGCTGATCATTATGCATTGTCTTCGCCTGAAATGGAAAAAGAAGCATTAAAGGAAATTAATCCCTATGTAATTTCACTGCAAGTTGATCAGTTAAAATTTACCAAACCGGTAAAAGCAAAAGCTTTTTTCGCTAGTTAATTCCATAAAATGGCATTTATGACTGGCTGGCGGCAATTTCGAGAAGCAGGGCCTTCTAGATAGCGGGAGGTTTTCTGAGAAGTTCCAACTTTTAAATTTTTCTCTTCTTCTATAACCTTTGCCGGAGATCTAAGGGATCTGTTGATTTGTTTTAAAATTGGATTTCTTATACAGTCCAGGAAGAGTTTATAAAACTTTTTGCAAACGGAGGACGGCTTCTGCTACCTTTTCCCGCTGCCCAAAAGCACTTAAGCGAACAAATCCTTCACCTGCAGGTCCAAAGCCTGAGCCCGGAGTTGTCACGATTTGAGCTTTTTCTAGCAACGTTTGAAAAACTTCCCACGACTTTTGACCGGGGAAGCGGACCCATACATAAGGAGCATTGGTTCCTCCATAAATTTCCAGGCGGGAATGTTTGAGCCCTTCCACAATCAAGCGCGCATTTTCAAGGTAGAAACGGGTCAGCTGTTGCATTTCCTCAAATCCTTGGTCAGACAAGGCGGCGATCCCTCCATGTTGGGCAATGTTGGAAGCCCCGTTGAATAACGTAGTAAAAAGACGTGTCCAGTCCTTAATCACCGGCGTTCCATCCTCAAAGAGGAGTTTTTCAGGAACCACTGTCCAGCCTAATCGAACTCCCGTAAATCCGGCAATTTTAGAAAAAGACCCCATTTCGATGGCCACTTCTTGAGCTCCCTCAATTTCATAAATGGAGCGTGGTAAAGAGGGATCTTGGATATAATGGGCATAGGCAGAATCGAACAGGATGATTGATTGATGGGCTTTTGCAAATTGGATCAGCTTCCTTAATTGGGCATGGTTAGCGACAGCACCGGTGGGATTATTGGGTGAGCAAAAATAAATCAAGTTGGCAGGTGGTGCGGTTTCCAACGAGGGAAAAAAGTGATTCTCCGGGGTACAAGGCATATAGCAAATCTTTTTAACCCCGTGAAGCATGCTTCCTTCTACATAAACAGGATAAGCAGGGTCTTGCACTGCAATCGAGACATCCCCTCCAAAAAGCGTTTGCAAGCGCCCAATATCGCACTTGGCTCCATCAGAGATAAAGACTTCGTGCGCAGCAATACGGTTACCGTAGATTTTTTCAGCTACACGTTCTCTAAGTAAATTTTGACCTTGCTCTTGCGCATATCCGGTGTACCCTTCTTTAGTTCCTAGGAGGGTCGCTCCCTTTATCAAGCCTTCTGTAATGGTCGCAGGAATAGGCTCAGTGGTATCCCCAATCCCTAGGCTAATTAATTCGGCATGGGCGTGCTGCGCCAGATATTGCTGTTTGCGTTGGTTGATTTCGGGAAAAAGGTAGGTAGGTTTTAAAGTGCTAAAATGGGGGTTGCGTTTTGTCATGAGAGATATCTTTGGGTAAAAAGTAATTCCGCATTCAAGATCCCTCCGCCTGCAGCTCCTCTTAAAGTATTATGAGAAAGAGCCACAAAACGAAAGTCCAATAAATTGCAAGGGCGAAGGCGTCCTACGGTGATTGACATTCCTTTGCCCACATCGCGGTCCAAACGTGGTTGAGGGCGATTGGGTTCTTTCCGATACAGAATTGTTTTTTGGGGAGCTGAGGGGAGTTGCAAGGTTTGCGTCATAGGGGCGTAGGAATTCCAAACGGCAAGAATCTCTTCTTGCGAAGGGGTTTTTGAAAACTTTACAGAGACACAGGCTAAATGTCCATCTAGAACCGGTACACGATTGCAATGAGCAGAGATATGGATTTGAGAAGTGGGGACAATTTCGTGATTAAGAATACTTCCAAATATTTTAAGAGGCTCATTTTCCGATTTTTCCTCTTCTTCAGCGATATAGGGAACTATATTTTCACAGATATCCCATGAAGGGATTCCCGGGTAGCCAGCGCCACTGACAGCTTGCATGGTTGTCACCCAGATTTTTTGAACTTGAAATGTTTCATGCAAGGCTGCCAAAGGGATCATATAACTTTGGATGGAACAATTGGGTTTTGTCACAATGAATCCCTTTTTCCATCCTCTTTTTTTTTGTTGCATAGGGAGAATGGAGAGGTGAGAGGCGTTTACCTCGGGGATTAAGATAGGGACGTCGGCAGTTTGTCGATGGTAGCTCGCATTGGAAATCACAGGAAGGCCTGCAGCGGCATACTGCTCTTCATACTCTTGGGCGGTGTCAGAATCAACGGCAGAAAAAACAAATCGGCACTTGTTTAAAGCGGTAGAAATTTGATCGATTGGCTCCACATACAATTGACTTTCACGTTTGGGAATAGGGGTTGGCATATGCCATCGCTTTTCAACTGCTGCTTGGTATGTTTTCCCAGCAGAATGTGTAGAAGCACAAAGAAAGGTCACTTCAAACCAGGGATGATTCTCTAGCAAGCGCAAATAATGTTGCCCTACCATACCTGTGGCGCCTAAAATTCCCACGGGGATTTTTTCCAT
The Parachlamydia sp. AcF125 genome window above contains:
- a CDS encoding polysaccharide biosynthesis/export family protein, whose product is MKSLVFFALLICVASGCTRPFCDYAIVGADEFVTDSYKIREGKFGILEMEGIETGGIPSEAMEEYQDTIAEDDVLNVVVYHPKRKDLMESFQFINEKVGGFRIYQGKLELPDIESIYVEGLTLEEARLEVQARLSEHIQDVEVFIGYKDRLLRKVELAGLVKVPAVPVDGKIRLFEVLSKAAPPPQANLYMSYVLRNGQPLPVDLYKLMNGGDMSQNIVMRGGDKIFIASPSDATVMLMGEVGLPTAVSLPYGFMSLREALVAARGIPYTGDRRRIQVIRGNIPCPKIYVLAWEHIIHLPNNSLLLMPGDTVYVSEKPITSWNRFINQLLPSFQGVQAAYGVYRLTTD
- the asd gene encoding aspartate-semialdehyde dehydrogenase, giving the protein MEKIPVGILGATGMVGQHYLRLLENHPWFEVTFLCASTHSAGKTYQAAVEKRWHMPTPIPKRESQLYVEPIDQISTALNKCRFVFSAVDSDTAQEYEEQYAAAGLPVISNASYHRQTADVPILIPEVNASHLSILPMQQKKRGWKKGFIVTKPNCSIQSYMIPLAALHETFQVQKIWVTTMQAVSGAGYPGIPSWDICENIVPYIAEEEEKSENEPLKIFGSILNHEIVPTSQIHISAHCNRVPVLDGHLACVSVKFSKTPSQEEILAVWNSYAPMTQTLQLPSAPQKTILYRKEPNRPQPRLDRDVGKGMSITVGRLRPCNLLDFRFVALSHNTLRGAAGGGILNAELLFTQRYLS
- a CDS encoding NTP/NDP exchange transporter encodes the protein MTNESKPEFGPARSFFWPVHNYELKKLLPMFLMFFCISFNYTILRDTKDTLIVTSSGAEAIPFLKVWGVVPAAVVFMLIYAKLSNILSKENLFYVTITPFIVFFALFTTLLYPNRELLHPTTSAEYIQSFLPAGLAGLVACYRNWTYSLFYILSELWGSAVLSLMFWGFANDIMKVAEAKRFYTLLGLGANVALLASGPTIMYFSDIRKHLPPDVDAWQVSLNYLMGAVVIAGICVITVYWWMQRNVLTDPRYYDPNDIKQPKKSKPKMSIMESFVFLGKSKYILCIAILVICYGISINLVEVTWKNQLKLQYPNPNEYSTFMGAFSTFTGATTIIMMFVGGYIIRKKGWGFAAMATPVVLLITALGFFSFVIFRDLLQGYVAMLGTTPLMLAVVIGMIQNIMSKSTKYSLFDPTKEMAYIPLDQESKVKGKAAIDVVGARLGKSGGSFIQQGLLVLFGTISAITPYVAIATIGVIVVWIMAVRSLNKQFVALTSAGETAPKPAVPPVAGVK
- a CDS encoding NFACT RNA binding domain-containing protein, which gives rise to MSLNRIEMAPLVVELQCLQGAQVLDCIQAEQRKILIVCKTNKGSILNLLLCFQEPFLRFHLTFQKWRANHAELPRKLYFYLKESCLVKIEQLNHDRILHLTFQKEKQCFQLIGEFFSKRPNLFLTDSQNNILVALNPTQAAIYSLPTHHPNALTTQNEENLLSKEIENRYCHLEKVAAFQKEKQALCREIKEKIRRGERYIQKHTQELQYLTKWESFQQEGELIQANLFRIKKGVVCLQVEDWFHEGQLHTLKFDEHQEPSVHIAQLFQKAKKMKRGVERCQALLNQASADIKGWEQRLSLAENVSTEQELQEIREKWKLYHHGEQQKQPVSLPFFEYQSETGLKIWVGKGAKQNESLTFSYARGSDWWLHARDFPGAHVVIPVPKGQRPDSETLKDGLQLALAYSRAKNQGKTEIILTQCKHISRFGRKRLGQVHVSFYEIFYESFDVERFQKIKKRKIN
- a CDS encoding LL-diaminopimelate aminotransferase — protein: MTKRNPHFSTLKPTYLFPEINQRKQQYLAQHAHAELISLGIGDTTEPIPATITEGLIKGATLLGTKEGYTGYAQEQGQNLLRERVAEKIYGNRIAAHEVFISDGAKCDIGRLQTLFGGDVSIAVQDPAYPVYVEGSMLHGVKKICYMPCTPENHFFPSLETAPPANLIYFCSPNNPTGAVANHAQLRKLIQFAKAHQSIILFDSAYAHYIQDPSLPRSIYEIEGAQEVAIEMGSFSKIAGFTGVRLGWTVVPEKLLFEDGTPVIKDWTRLFTTLFNGASNIAQHGGIAALSDQGFEEMQQLTRFYLENARLIVEGLKHSRLEIYGGTNAPYVWVRFPGQKSWEVFQTLLEKAQIVTTPGSGFGPAGEGFVRLSAFGQREKVAEAVLRLQKVL
- the metK gene encoding methionine adenosyltransferase, with amino-acid sequence MGNYLFTSESVAMGHPDKIADQISDAILDACLEKDPFSRVACETLVTAGLVMLVGEITTTANVNYQDVVRRTIQEIGYQEGFLGFDFRSCGILASLHTQSPDIALGIQEEALNEMGAGDQGSVFGYASDETPQLMPWPIALAHAFVRELYRLRVSKELPYLRPDGKVQVTVEYNEYGCPLRVHNVVISTQHSADVDNQTIYDDMRCLARRIVPPQLMDSNTLFFINPTGRFVLGGPVVDTGLTGRKIIVDTYGGMARHGGGAFSGKDPTKIDRSACYMARYIAKNLVKANLARRCEIQLSYAIGVSRPTALHIQTFGTSKYSSEQLEQAVRAVFPLTPHGLIEMLDLRRPIYKKTAFSGHFGREDPEFTWEKTDQVQALQKAIEKHVP